One part of the Fusibacter sp. A1 genome encodes these proteins:
- a CDS encoding ATP-binding protein, with protein sequence MLVIMGMFGTAAFFELRRSESSNSELITNDLVTLQSYIDNTVVQRIRQMDGLSAYLKFVRSTEREILDPFVGQLIMIDDPIIKNIAVIEGSTIRYQYPLNGNEASIGVDLTEVDAQRGSILKAMETLAPTINGPINLVQGGRGLVVRVPIALEEGNPDSFWGMISLVIDYEELIDQLIPIELLERYKLKIELIDRAGVVEELVFSTDEVVNAEMTRDVPVYGNFWRISAERDDPNKFSVAIYWLISLGALMVFVVTWLINKWMTYDHILNVEVAERTNELKETNEILEQYVAEFEEKQAELTIVNQQLEDSIEELEATQEQLVLTEKLAALGDLVASLAHEINTPLGVCVTLYSFIEDNINKLSKNLSSKKHELLIEEVKGFVEENNEALHLMGVNLKRSSELVSSFKMVAMDQYLDEYRIINLSEYVEEIINSIRPKYKKIDTMLTLDIDPAIRLYTYPGAISQIVTNLITNSVIHGFDGNQDGEMSFTATYVDERHVRIDYQDNGKGIDDEVREKIFTPFFTTKKNKGSTGLGMHILYNAAVQTLEGKVNLLRSSEGFRIQIVIPTTINDSKNASL encoded by the coding sequence GTGCTTGTGATTATGGGAATGTTCGGAACTGCCGCTTTTTTTGAACTTAGACGTTCTGAATCGAGCAACAGCGAGTTAATCACCAATGATCTTGTAACTTTACAGTCTTATATCGACAACACAGTCGTTCAGCGGATAAGGCAGATGGACGGTTTGAGTGCTTATTTGAAGTTTGTCAGAAGTACTGAACGTGAGATTCTCGATCCTTTTGTAGGGCAGCTGATCATGATAGACGATCCGATTATAAAGAATATTGCGGTAATCGAGGGGTCTACCATCAGGTATCAATATCCTCTAAATGGCAATGAGGCTTCTATCGGTGTGGATTTAACTGAAGTTGATGCTCAAAGGGGATCGATTCTAAAAGCGATGGAGACCTTGGCTCCAACTATCAACGGACCTATCAATCTTGTTCAAGGTGGTCGAGGTCTAGTGGTGAGAGTTCCCATCGCGCTTGAAGAGGGCAACCCGGATAGCTTTTGGGGGATGATCAGCCTGGTCATCGACTATGAGGAGCTGATCGATCAGCTGATTCCCATCGAGCTGTTAGAACGCTACAAACTAAAAATTGAGCTGATCGACAGGGCAGGTGTTGTTGAAGAGCTGGTATTTAGCACCGATGAGGTTGTCAACGCAGAAATGACCAGGGATGTGCCGGTTTACGGAAACTTCTGGAGGATATCAGCGGAAAGAGACGATCCCAATAAGTTTTCAGTTGCGATCTACTGGCTGATATCTCTAGGCGCGTTGATGGTGTTTGTGGTGACGTGGCTTATCAACAAATGGATGACTTATGACCATATCCTGAATGTCGAAGTTGCGGAGCGTACAAATGAACTTAAGGAGACGAATGAAATATTGGAGCAGTATGTCGCCGAGTTCGAAGAAAAGCAGGCAGAACTAACGATTGTAAATCAACAGCTGGAGGATTCCATCGAGGAGCTTGAAGCGACTCAGGAGCAACTGGTGCTGACCGAGAAGTTGGCTGCGCTTGGAGATCTTGTGGCAAGTCTTGCTCATGAGATCAACACTCCGCTCGGTGTCTGTGTGACACTCTATTCCTTTATTGAAGACAATATCAATAAGCTCTCAAAAAACTTGAGCAGTAAGAAACATGAACTCTTGATTGAGGAAGTTAAGGGTTTTGTCGAGGAAAACAATGAGGCGCTTCATCTGATGGGCGTGAACCTGAAAAGATCCTCAGAGCTGGTCTCGAGTTTCAAGATGGTTGCGATGGACCAGTACCTGGATGAGTACCGAATTATCAATCTGTCTGAATATGTTGAAGAAATCATCAACAGCATCAGACCGAAATATAAGAAAATCGATACGATGCTCACCCTGGACATCGACCCGGCAATCCGGCTATATACCTATCCGGGTGCTATTTCACAAATCGTGACCAATCTGATTACCAATTCTGTGATCCATGGCTTTGATGGAAACCAAGATGGTGAGATGTCCTTTACAGCCACCTATGTCGATGAGCGGCATGTCAGGATTGATTATCAGGATAATGGAAAAGGCATCGACGATGAGGTTCGCGAGAAAATATTCACTCCATTTTTCACCACTAAGAAGAACAAAGGAAGTACAGGACTTGGAATGCACATCTTATATAATGCCGCAGTCCAGACCCTTGAAGGAAAGGTGAATCTTTTGAGATCTTCCGAAGGTTTCAGGATTCAAATCGTCATACCTACAACTATAAATGATTCAAAAAATGCCTCCCTGTGA
- a CDS encoding diguanylate cyclase: MKQKIFGVYITLIALFTIMLFMGFGFLETAMYDTSSNALFIHDFEYNGVLSDFSERKIDPKDSGIFNYERRITEAELENISGDLMLLITRLRGNWHKIYWNGTLIAEIGSSELVSNNIWHDSYKFAIDRKLIDKVNTLSFTTYSEYKIGFSTVPIIIAGESNANKLYAALKMVHSNFYSVVISSMVALSSMQLLLFGMTKAYDKRYSLLPLSILAVAIYLLDYVVFPYAPLSPLLFKKIIILALYMSTMIMGLALSRIYEKKILLWASGALLGAGFLLCLISSNSVMLSDGYNIINLFLLVNVLLWFVTSLRSYIRKTNPEDVMIAIASLLLLIPGTYDTFILLLDFGEKLRMTVFGVTFYAAAVLLIAMINYIDYQKKIYLASEELATEKERMAVALNTDELTGLSNHRKFFEKFQNEILSDGHHTEILFIDIDQFRAVNNAFGHTVGDEILKRIAEIIVEHAESRDHVFRFGGEEFVMMCNILYYQNPKEVAEKIRQAVIKDKLLTDMCSFFTLTVSIGIAGYPMDSVAPKMVVRKAEKANEYAKASGRNRICVYERSIEDKLESAANQQLKKTLLSDFVFTLAAAIDMKDIYTGRHSEEVTRYAMMIADEMRLSDDMKYALKLGSMLHDLGKIAIPDTIIKKKDQLSEEEYEKIKEHTIIGYNLIKELVDDNLVVTCVRNHHERVDGKGYPDGQKGDEIPLLARIVCIADAYHAMISTRPYRKELSQKMALEQLELFSNRQFDAQIVEVFVKVITGNNN; the protein is encoded by the coding sequence GTGAAGCAAAAGATTTTTGGCGTTTATATCACATTGATCGCTCTATTTACAATCATGCTTTTCATGGGGTTCGGATTCCTTGAAACCGCGATGTACGATACGTCGTCCAACGCATTGTTTATTCATGATTTCGAATACAATGGAGTTTTAAGTGATTTTTCAGAACGTAAGATAGATCCCAAAGACAGCGGTATATTCAACTACGAAAGAAGAATCACTGAAGCGGAGCTTGAGAATATCAGCGGAGATCTGATGCTACTGATCACACGGCTGAGAGGGAACTGGCATAAGATCTACTGGAACGGTACTCTAATCGCCGAGATCGGCTCCAGCGAACTGGTGAGCAACAATATCTGGCATGATAGCTATAAGTTCGCTATCGATAGAAAGCTGATCGATAAGGTAAACACCTTATCGTTTACCACGTATTCGGAGTATAAGATCGGATTTAGCACAGTTCCCATTATTATTGCAGGGGAATCAAATGCAAATAAGCTGTATGCCGCCCTTAAAATGGTGCATTCAAACTTTTATAGCGTAGTCATCAGTTCGATGGTGGCGCTGTCGAGTATGCAGCTGCTGTTATTTGGTATGACCAAGGCATATGATAAAAGATATAGCCTATTGCCGCTTAGTATTTTAGCGGTAGCCATCTATCTGCTTGATTACGTCGTTTTTCCATATGCTCCTTTGTCACCACTTCTATTTAAAAAGATAATCATCTTGGCCTTGTATATGTCCACAATGATCATGGGGCTTGCCCTATCCAGAATTTACGAGAAAAAGATACTGCTTTGGGCGAGCGGGGCACTCCTGGGTGCGGGTTTTCTTCTTTGTCTTATCTCGTCGAATAGTGTTATGTTATCCGATGGCTATAATATCATCAACCTCTTTCTTCTTGTGAATGTCCTTTTATGGTTTGTCACTTCGCTTAGGAGTTATATAAGGAAAACCAATCCTGAAGATGTCATGATAGCTATAGCTTCATTGCTGCTTCTTATTCCAGGAACCTATGACACGTTCATTCTGCTTTTGGATTTCGGCGAGAAGCTGAGGATGACCGTGTTCGGTGTGACATTTTATGCTGCGGCGGTTCTATTGATCGCAATGATCAACTATATCGATTATCAGAAAAAGATATATCTTGCAAGTGAAGAGCTGGCGACTGAAAAGGAACGAATGGCTGTGGCTTTGAACACGGATGAGTTGACCGGACTTTCGAACCATCGGAAATTTTTCGAGAAATTTCAAAATGAGATATTGAGTGATGGACACCACACGGAGATCCTTTTTATCGATATTGATCAGTTTAGAGCGGTCAACAACGCTTTCGGGCATACCGTCGGTGATGAGATTCTGAAAAGGATTGCTGAAATCATTGTCGAACATGCTGAATCGAGGGACCATGTGTTCCGATTCGGTGGAGAAGAGTTTGTAATGATGTGCAATATACTGTATTATCAAAACCCTAAGGAAGTTGCAGAAAAAATTAGGCAGGCAGTGATAAAAGATAAGCTATTGACTGATATGTGCAGCTTTTTCACCCTAACGGTTTCGATAGGGATAGCAGGTTATCCGATGGATTCTGTGGCACCGAAGATGGTAGTGAGAAAAGCGGAAAAAGCCAACGAATACGCAAAAGCCAGTGGAAGAAACCGGATATGCGTCTACGAAAGAAGCATAGAGGATAAGCTTGAATCGGCTGCGAACCAGCAACTTAAGAAGACGCTCTTGTCGGACTTTGTATTCACGCTTGCCGCTGCGATTGATATGAAAGACATCTATACCGGCAGGCATTCGGAAGAGGTCACCAGATATGCGATGATGATCGCAGATGAGATGCGCTTGAGCGACGATATGAAGTATGCCTTGAAGTTAGGAAGCATGTTGCATGATTTAGGAAAAATAGCCATACCTGATACGATCATTAAAAAAAAGGACCAGCTTAGTGAAGAAGAGTATGAAAAAATCAAGGAACATACCATCATAGGCTACAATCTGATTAAGGAACTGGTCGATGACAATCTGGTGGTCACTTGTGTCAGAAACCACCATGAGCGTGTGGATGGTAAAGGATACCCAGACGGTCAAAAAGGGGATGAGATACCGCTCCTCGCGCGTATCGTTTGCATTGCAGACGCCTATCATGCTATGATTTCAACAAGACCTTACAGAAAAGAACTGAGCCAAAAGATGGCATTGGAGCAGCTAGAGCTGTTTAGCAACAGGCAGTTTGATGCTCAGATTGTCGAAGTGTTTGTAAAAGTGATTACCGGAAACAACAACTAA
- a CDS encoding sodium ion-translocating decarboxylase subunit beta, protein MIKRVLAVIGIVITLSAFAWLVVQVATPDAGAVGIIGGADGPTAFFVASRVNWVEIGFLVGAGALIIHLIVKNNRQKKNNKEEN, encoded by the coding sequence ATGATCAAAAGAGTCTTAGCTGTTATCGGCATTGTCATCACACTAAGTGCATTTGCATGGCTGGTGGTTCAGGTGGCGACGCCGGATGCCGGTGCCGTAGGAATCATCGGTGGGGCGGACGGTCCAACCGCATTCTTCGTGGCATCACGAGTCAACTGGGTTGAAATAGGATTCCTTGTCGGTGCTGGTGCGCTGATCATCCATCTGATAGTCAAAAACAACAGGCAAAAAAAGAATAATAAAGAAGAAAATTAG
- a CDS encoding class I SAM-dependent methyltransferase: MGNFYTHAEIYDKIRYPGMQDRLKGFYKDIFAGKNISTVHDVSFGTGNLTACLDELQIKVSGSDLSLEMLERAKEKYGSKYPLYQADFRLVSKTVAEKFDCVMCTGNSLGHVPNDDIAKVVSEMDALVSGDGYIFIDSRNWDKIRRDRQRFYTYAPLFVGEERINLVQVWDHDIETITFNFLFTYEKENKITGKDILHETYFPFERQLLEKELEACGYSVMESGAQMNMPVEIEAADWYYILAKKGKV, encoded by the coding sequence ATGGGTAACTTTTACACACATGCGGAAATTTACGATAAAATCAGGTATCCGGGGATGCAAGATAGGTTGAAAGGCTTTTATAAGGACATCTTTGCAGGTAAAAACATATCTACCGTGCACGATGTCAGTTTTGGAACGGGTAATCTGACAGCCTGTCTTGACGAGCTTCAGATAAAAGTATCCGGATCGGATTTGAGCCTTGAGATGCTCGAGCGGGCAAAAGAAAAATATGGTAGTAAATATCCCCTCTATCAGGCGGATTTTAGATTGGTCAGCAAAACGGTGGCAGAAAAATTCGACTGCGTGATGTGCACGGGCAACTCGCTCGGGCATGTGCCCAATGATGATATCGCAAAGGTTGTATCCGAAATGGACGCCCTTGTTTCAGGAGACGGATATATTTTTATCGACTCAAGAAACTGGGATAAGATCAGACGTGACAGGCAGCGGTTTTACACCTATGCTCCTCTCTTTGTCGGCGAAGAGAGGATCAACCTTGTTCAGGTCTGGGACCACGACATCGAGACGATCACCTTCAACTTCTTGTTCACCTATGAGAAGGAGAATAAGATCACAGGGAAAGACATATTGCATGAGACCTATTTTCCGTTCGAAAGACAATTGCTTGAAAAGGAATTAGAGGCATGTGGATATTCGGTGATGGAATCCGGAGCCCAAATGAACATGCCTGTTGAAATAGAAGCGGCAGACTGGTACTACATTTTAGCGAAAAAAGGAAAGGTGTGA
- a CDS encoding cupin domain-containing protein, with protein MFAHESDREAKVINSDTVKNAAMKVLVGAEEGWDNHVMRIIELDEEGYSPEHSHPWPHINYMIEGEGVLMMDGTDNPVKAGSFAYVPAGMHHQFKNAGKGKFRFICIVPSEGHK; from the coding sequence ATGTTTGCACATGAATCGGATAGAGAAGCGAAAGTCATCAACAGCGATACGGTTAAAAATGCTGCGATGAAAGTGCTCGTCGGTGCTGAAGAGGGTTGGGACAACCATGTGATGCGCATCATCGAGCTTGATGAAGAGGGCTATAGCCCGGAGCACAGCCATCCATGGCCGCATATCAACTACATGATCGAAGGCGAAGGCGTACTTATGATGGATGGAACTGATAATCCTGTGAAAGCTGGAAGTTTTGCTTATGTTCCTGCCGGAATGCACCACCAGTTTAAAAACGCTGGTAAGGGAAAATTCAGGTTCATCTGCATCGTCCCTTCAGAGGGGCATAAATAA
- a CDS encoding aldo/keto reductase has protein sequence MTAREFLKKLPTRLGMGCMRFPMMADAKGQTDVDIAEAIKMIRHSIDEGAVYVDTAYPYHGGVSENIVAKALKDGYREKAVLADKLPSWLVKEPADLEKYLNEQLEKLETDHIDFYLLHALSVDHWANYDKEALVDFIKKIKADGRVKYIGFSYHDELPLFKEIVDFYDWDFVQIQYNYLDIEYQAGLEGLEYLDEKGIAVVIMEPLRGGSLSGVMSEDVQMMIRKHSPESSNTRFAFDYLLADSRVDMVLSGMSTMEQLDENLATFKRNVAPHTEEDIVHYRQVRKAINDKVKVPCTACDYCMPCPHGVKIPQAFRVFNQGHMFNKVEEMGREYLKHAPLETRASKCIACGECEPKCPQHIEIIKELAEVARVFEG, from the coding sequence ATGACAGCAAGAGAATTTTTAAAGAAACTTCCAACGAGACTTGGCATGGGGTGTATGAGATTTCCTATGATGGCTGATGCAAAAGGTCAGACGGACGTGGATATCGCGGAAGCTATCAAGATGATCAGACACAGTATCGATGAAGGTGCTGTCTATGTGGATACCGCATACCCGTATCATGGTGGTGTGAGCGAAAACATCGTGGCAAAAGCGCTAAAGGACGGCTACCGTGAAAAAGCGGTTTTAGCAGACAAGCTTCCGAGCTGGTTGGTGAAGGAACCTGCTGATCTTGAAAAATATCTGAACGAGCAGCTTGAAAAACTTGAAACGGATCATATCGATTTTTATTTGTTACACGCACTGTCTGTCGACCACTGGGCCAACTACGACAAAGAAGCCTTGGTCGATTTCATCAAAAAGATCAAAGCTGACGGCCGTGTCAAGTATATCGGGTTCTCGTATCATGACGAGTTGCCTTTATTTAAGGAAATTGTCGATTTTTATGATTGGGACTTTGTTCAAATCCAGTACAACTATCTGGATATCGAGTATCAGGCCGGGCTTGAAGGGCTTGAATACCTGGATGAAAAGGGTATCGCCGTAGTCATCATGGAACCGCTTAGGGGTGGAAGCCTGTCGGGTGTCATGTCTGAAGATGTGCAAATGATGATCAGGAAACACTCACCAGAAAGCAGCAACACACGATTCGCATTCGACTATCTGCTTGCCGACAGCAGAGTGGATATGGTACTTAGTGGAATGTCCACAATGGAGCAACTCGATGAGAACTTAGCGACTTTTAAACGGAATGTGGCTCCTCATACTGAAGAAGATATAGTACACTATAGACAGGTAAGAAAAGCGATCAACGATAAGGTGAAGGTGCCTTGCACGGCGTGCGACTACTGCATGCCTTGTCCGCACGGGGTGAAAATACCACAGGCGTTCAGAGTGTTCAATCAAGGGCATATGTTCAACAAGGTTGAGGAAATGGGTAGGGAATACCTGAAGCATGCGCCGCTTGAAACACGTGCGTCAAAATGCATCGCGTGTGGAGAATGCGAACCGAAATGCCCTCAGCATATCGAAATCATCAAAGAACTTGCAGAGGTAGCAAGGGTGTTCGAAGGATAG
- a CDS encoding HAD family hydrolase, which produces MVKAIIFDLFETLVTEANVKKMSGVQIAEKLKLSVGDYYAEVGKYRECRYRGAYPDFREVLREITDKLGVPVDEAVIEELNADRISGKSACFKEVPGKSIALLKSIRSKGIKTVLISNASVEEIDGFHASDLPGYFDEVLFSCDVGLIKPEKEIYLEAAGRIGVSAKECIFIGDGGSDELNGAAKVGMLPIRADWFTKAYGQLKPTIYRTYSQVEDLVKEIESDSLDV; this is translated from the coding sequence ATGGTTAAGGCGATTATTTTTGACTTATTTGAGACACTGGTGACGGAAGCGAACGTGAAGAAAATGAGCGGTGTTCAGATTGCTGAAAAACTTAAGTTGTCTGTGGGCGACTATTACGCCGAGGTAGGCAAGTACAGGGAGTGCAGGTACCGCGGAGCGTATCCGGATTTTCGAGAGGTGTTACGTGAAATCACGGACAAACTAGGCGTGCCCGTGGATGAAGCGGTGATCGAGGAGCTGAATGCGGATAGGATCAGCGGCAAGTCGGCCTGTTTCAAAGAGGTGCCTGGTAAGAGCATAGCCCTTTTGAAGTCGATTCGGTCAAAGGGAATAAAAACCGTACTGATCAGCAATGCGTCAGTGGAGGAAATCGATGGCTTCCATGCATCGGACCTTCCCGGTTATTTTGACGAGGTGCTCTTTTCATGTGATGTCGGTCTTATCAAACCTGAAAAGGAAATCTATCTGGAGGCCGCAGGGCGAATCGGAGTGTCTGCTAAGGAATGCATCTTCATCGGCGATGGAGGAAGCGACGAGTTAAACGGAGCTGCCAAGGTAGGGATGCTCCCTATACGGGCCGACTGGTTTACAAAAGCATATGGTCAATTGAAGCCGACTATCTATAGGACTTATTCGCAAGTGGAAGATCTGGTGAAGGAAATCGAGTCCGATAGTTTGGATGTTTAA
- a CDS encoding YdcF family protein gives MHNFHKSITEMIFISDELGPADVILVAGGSRPELASKAAELYHRGLSEYVLVSGGENRKLKTHATECDYLTELLLKMDVPETAILKEDKAAHTFDNAVFSHELLKEKGVDLKKAILVCKTFHAKRCKLTYELNSGPDTIFMVAPVVDERKLTAENWYLKKEHAALVFDEIEKISKYFRDKPV, from the coding sequence ATGCATAATTTTCATAAGTCGATAACAGAAATGATCTTTATCAGCGATGAACTAGGACCTGCTGATGTGATACTTGTCGCTGGTGGGAGCAGGCCTGAACTTGCTTCGAAGGCCGCCGAGCTATACCATAGGGGGCTTTCCGAGTATGTTCTCGTGTCGGGTGGAGAGAACAGGAAGCTGAAAACCCATGCGACCGAATGTGACTATTTGACGGAGCTGCTCCTAAAGATGGATGTTCCTGAAACCGCGATCCTAAAAGAGGACAAGGCGGCTCACACCTTTGACAACGCCGTGTTCAGCCATGAGCTGCTCAAAGAAAAAGGCGTTGACCTGAAAAAAGCGATTCTCGTATGCAAGACTTTTCATGCCAAAAGGTGCAAACTGACCTATGAACTCAACTCGGGTCCGGATACGATCTTCATGGTCGCACCCGTTGTCGATGAAAGGAAGCTGACAGCAGAGAACTGGTATTTAAAAAAGGAACACGCGGCACTTGTGTTCGACGAAATTGAAAAGATTAGCAAGTATTTTAGGGATAAGCCGGTGTGA
- a CDS encoding GNAT family N-acetyltransferase, with protein sequence MIVISDKLRLVRPTEDRYFEALAWYGDRYVLDHSEGLGSEPYGMDTITAMYGYLKEKGELFFIEVFENGTWTAIGDVTLSESTMPIVIGVSKYRGVGIASKVIKALLQHAKRSGYERIELKEIYRYNQPSISLFQSCGFRAFESSDETVRMSIDLKDVKTNTECWFVRHGKSVYVKGDDRNMPLDEKHLGDVERITEYFSEIEIDHVIASTFRRAVDTVSGIANEKRLAVEEIEDLREREVGEYVEDFKAFVQRQWSDFEYASTGGESINQVKGRGVEAFEKVLSRHDGKRIVIGTHGTILTALLNHYDPGVGYEFWSQLEMPDMVRVEFCESSIASIDIGVWKGASRRGQESGS encoded by the coding sequence ATGATTGTAATAAGCGATAAGCTAAGGCTTGTAAGGCCTACTGAGGATAGATATTTTGAAGCGCTTGCCTGGTACGGCGACCGCTACGTGCTTGACCATTCGGAAGGACTGGGATCTGAACCGTACGGCATGGATACCATCACTGCCATGTACGGGTATCTAAAGGAAAAAGGGGAACTGTTTTTTATCGAAGTGTTCGAAAACGGAACATGGACCGCGATCGGCGATGTGACGCTTAGTGAATCTACCATGCCGATTGTGATCGGTGTGTCCAAATACAGAGGTGTCGGTATCGCAAGCAAAGTAATAAAGGCGCTGCTTCAGCATGCGAAGCGGTCCGGTTATGAAAGGATCGAGCTCAAAGAGATCTACCGATACAATCAGCCGTCGATCAGCTTGTTTCAATCTTGCGGATTTAGGGCTTTTGAATCGAGTGATGAGACCGTCAGGATGTCGATCGACTTGAAAGACGTGAAAACCAATACGGAATGCTGGTTTGTCAGGCATGGCAAATCGGTGTATGTCAAAGGGGACGACCGCAACATGCCCCTTGATGAAAAGCATCTTGGTGATGTGGAACGGATCACCGAGTATTTTTCTGAAATTGAAATAGACCACGTGATTGCGAGCACCTTTAGGCGGGCGGTGGATACGGTTAGTGGCATTGCAAATGAAAAGCGGCTCGCCGTAGAAGAAATCGAGGACCTTAGGGAACGTGAAGTCGGTGAGTATGTCGAGGACTTCAAGGCCTTTGTTCAAAGGCAGTGGTCGGATTTCGAGTATGCGTCGACGGGTGGAGAATCGATCAATCAGGTGAAGGGACGGGGAGTGGAAGCCTTTGAAAAAGTCTTGAGCCGGCACGATGGAAAAAGGATCGTGATCGGGACTCACGGGACCATCCTCACTGCGCTTCTCAACCATTATGACCCGGGTGTAGGATATGAGTTCTGGTCACAACTAGAGATGCCGGACATGGTAAGGGTTGAGTTTTGTGAATCGTCTATTGCGAGTATCGATATAGGGGTATGGAAAGGAGCTTCTCGAAGGGGACAGGAGTCAGGGTCTTGA